ctggtgaagtccggaaggagcaaggacgaagtgggggtactacttccagatgagGAGTGATCCCCCCACGCCGTACATCCCCGGACTCGTTGgtgggaagtgggaggagtggcgcagggagtgGGTGGTCGCCACCACCGACGCGAACAAGCGCCTGGTCATGCCAACCgagggacccgcctccgaccgtcaatcctggagggccaagccgtccctgccgccggatttcgactccgtgctgggcaagatcaggtcgctggcggagagcggcctcacctcgctgcacgtgctcggggacttctTGAAGCGTCGTATCgccccccctgaagcagcggccgcgccctgcttggagcttcaccggcctcaacaactgcagcaggacccaccgcggagaggggagcgatctgacccaggaagccctggaggtcctggtgatggcggtgacgggggaagtcttcatcccggagcacctgatccttccccagggcgtcgtccccctctgcgaggattCGCGCCTGAGGACTGCGGTGCTGGCTACCCAGCCGACCCTCGACGATGGTGGACTGGCCGCACGCtagaccggaggcgacccgaacTGTGGGCTCCAGATCCCTGGTGCACCCGGGGATCAAGCTATTCCGAGCGCTGCGGGATCCGGCCCCACGACGAaaggcaagcaggccgtggatGGCAGCGCCGCCACAAGAGGTCCCAGCCAGGTCCAGAGCAGTTCCGGCGCGTCGTCGGGGGATGCAAGCCGGCGCAGGTTACTCAGGGGCGACGGGACTCCAGtcacggagcccgccgcgaagcgtcagaggaccgccgaggacgcgggccagggtagttcCCGGGCATCCGGTCTTCGCGGAACCTCCGGAGCTGTCGtgccgccgccatcaccgccgcaagatacctcccgccggcagcaacagcagcagcggcagccacgggagcagcagtagcagcagcaggcgcgggagcagcagcagcagcagtggcagCCACGGGTTGCGCCTGCGCCGCAgccacaggagcagcagcagcagcagcagcctcgggTTGCGCCTGCGCCGCAGCCGCggtagcagtagcagcagcagcaaaagcGGACGTCGAACCTCCGAGGGCGCTGGATACCCGGCGCTTCAGGGTTAGTGTTATTCTGGTCACGCCCCCTATCCTCGGTGCTCTGCTTTGTGCTAAAGGCCCCTTTTCTTTGCTTTGCCTGGGCTCCTCGCCCAAGCAGTTCTTCCGCCGCCGCTAGTCcgtcagcgggggtccaggcgacTGGGGCCTCGGCGACGTCGGCGGGTACGACGACGGGTATGGAGAGCGCAGGTGCAGCGGCTTTCACGAGCCCAGTGGCgcccgacacggcggcggcggatgcgccagtCCCAGGCTGGGGCGCCGGTgtcgggcgcagccgcacccgacgcggcggcggctgcggcgccggtgacgggcgcagccgcacccgatggggccgcggcggaggaaccGGTgacgggcgcagccgcacccgatgtggcagcggcggaggcaccgacgacgggcgcagccgcacctgaTGTGGATGTGGCAGAGGCGGAGGCACCGGTGACGGGCGCAGCCGcgtccgacgcggcggcggtgggtgtGTCTGCACCCAACGCGGTGGCCCTCGAGACCCCGGCTACGGCAATAATTGCGCCGACACCggattcggcggcggcgagcgcgacggcgaCAAGTGCTGCTGTGGTGAGCACAACGGCAACCGAGGTCCCGATGCCTGCGCCCGAagctcccacctccagctctaatcctgttgcagaggagttggaggtggtctttggcaggcagctcctgcagGGTCCCCTAGAGGAGGAAACGGTTCCCCTTCCCCGGGTGCTGGTCCAGGTCCGGGAGCAGATAATGGAGGCAACCTcttccgccgaggcggccttccagCGGGAGTGGGCTACCCTAGAGAGTGAACGCCAGCGCCTTTCccactggcacacccgcctggaagcgcacacgaaggctgaagcctcccaggCTGCAGAAACTCGGTCCAAGCTCAAGGCCGACCAGGAGGCttacagagccaaccttcggaaggtgttcgaccgggagctTGCAGTCTCGAGCCGGGAGAAAACCCTGGCACAGTGGGAAGAGACTTTTGCCCTGGAGGTTGTCAGCTTCGCAGCTCAGCGGTCCAATCTTGAGACTCGCCTCATGGCCCagcggtccgagcttgaggcccgcagccagggtctcgagaCCTGCAAGCAGGAGCTGGACGAGCTCTTTGGGACCCTGGCTGGATGGCGGAAGCAGCTGGAGGAGAAGGCCAGCCAGCTGGCTGTTGCCGagttggagctggaggaggacagGAAGTCCCTTGATAGGCGGGAATCCTACGCCTCCAATATGGAGAAGCAACTTGAGAAACAGCGCGACTCCCTCAAGGGGCTGAAGGAGTCGGCGGAGAAGAGGAatgccgagctcgaggagaggtcccacGAGGTGGAGGCGACCaaggcggctctggacacccgggtgcaggaggcagtctaggaggcggtccggaagctctaggaggaccagcgcgtgggggcccagcgaatcgctgactgggcgaccgaagcgagcttagcactggtgccacttggaatgagcccaatccaagtggcggagccgccagcttcgattgctgaTGCCCTCCCAGTGTTAaactccgcttcggataggctacggcgtctggagccggtccttgctggccagcttgaagtTGAGGGCcgtgagctgatccggatggtggcggagcacatcctgacctacctccagagccacgacccggccatctcgctagcgCCCGTGGTCGACGGTCCTGTGGCGGAGATAGAGGCCGCCGCCCGGGAAGGCGTGCGGGATGTCGTCgatttcgtcgccgcctacttcaagcgggagcctgcagacccttgagctaGGCATTGTAcctttgcttttcttttgggttatgtaacaaacattgtaccagttgaaattttaataaaggaaaaaaatttcaacttagctgtttgtcagttgctttggttgcaccccggcgccctggcccctggcatataggttcagttgtttggacctatCTGCCACTCGAACCGTAGAAGACACTCTGGGCCCCCGTATGAGGTTGGGCAAgtgtccttgggcataggtgtagcatagttTGCAAGCGGAGCGAGCGTCTTATTCCCTGTGTAGCAGATAGAACTACAGAAAGGAGAATCAAATTCGCTtatatggtagtaatgatactgcaacttagcttcttgacgcatgcagaatcgatccgtgATGTCTGGGTCAAAGCGAATGCTCCGatccccctgggagatagactcagttgttttgataCTATCTACCACCGAGattggacctcgatctgcatgagacctttaaagcggatgccgggaccccctggtaggtaggctcattggattgaggctagctaccaccagaCAAGGcctaacctgtgtaccacttcaaagtcacagcttagtagcaggcccgcgggacctattctggaccggcccccaggctagtacgaggtccggagctgcagatgcacaggtccaggtagttcagtgcttgttacagagtagtggagtgtgtaggcttagggtgcggaaccaggctaaggcgctacacagggctccggaccaccccaggaaacaacacgacttctccggacctggctccaacgctccagacccttcctagcagtgggtgaggtcactgtcgcactcgatcctttgagatatggagctggacatgccgtgtaggacttaggaagccaactcttgagctagAATGAGGTCTGGGCCCCTAATTACctggctccaggtactagagcactcattacagggtggtggagtgtgtaggctttgggtacggaaccggctaagcggctacatagGACTcccgaccaccccaggaaacaagcaccccctctccagagcaggtccctaggggtccggatccctctctcagcagcaagagggtccggatctgtacggcagtccagcaactcaatacagatcttagttgtagtgTCAAGAatggaagtccgcgcgggggttaggaaagtaaaatctcgagaatcataatgcgaaattaaattttgacacaaagacagaactgggagaaaatctttcctttgcaacttgatatacatggcttgcgcgatggatgccagaggccgggttttacgagggcggacctctaccgctctgggccgcgcgttaatgccAGACGTTGGTGCGATGGATGctagaggtcgggtttacgggggcggaccccaaccgctctgggccgcacgctgattctatcttattacaaaggaaaaattcatttccctgcactgcctaagtgtaaaacttacgcagatgctctatgttccatgggttgggcagtggcactccatcttctgtggcaaggcgaacgcatccgggccggcatacctctgtaaccttgaaaggcccctcccagctgggggagagtttgtggagccctgctcggttcaggattcGTCTCAGgatgaggtcgccagcccggagctccctactgtgcacgaaccgttgatgatagcgccagAGTGCCTGGTTGTAGTGTGCCTTTCGGAtagctgctcgccaccttcgttcgtcaacgaagtccacatcgtcatgccgcagctgttcctgcatggattcgtcaaaagcctggacccctggagagcccaggtgaatttctgggggaaggcatgcttcagccccgtagactaggaagaatggagtctccccggtggctcggctgggtgtagtccggttgccccatagtacgcacggaagctcatcaacccatttggcaccatgcttcttcaagcagttgtaggtgcgggtcttgagtcccctgaggatctctgcattcgctctctcaacctgtccattgctgcggggatgtgccacggacgcaaagcatagctggatgccaatgtcctcgcagtactcttggaagagtctgcttttgaattgggtcccgttgtccgcgatgatgcggtttgggatgccaaatctgcacacaatggacttgaggaatgcgactgctgactttttggtgatgttcaccacaggggtaacctccggccactttgtgaatttgtcgatggcgacgtagaggaaccggtacccgccgacggcccgggggaatggccccaggatatccacgccccacacagcgaatgaccatgagggcggaatcatctgcagagcttgagccagtgtgtgtatttgctttgcatggaactggcatgctttcaggactttaccagctcagccgcatcctggagtgctgtcggccagtagaagccatgccgaaaggctttgccaacaagcgtgcgagatgaggaatgacttccacactcgcctccatggatctccgcgagcaactcgcggccctctccctgggaaatgcaccgcatgaggacccCATTGGCGctacggcggtagagatccccttttaccaccgcgtagcgtttagccaatcgtactatgcgctccgcggacacatcatcatcagggaggatattgtctttcaggtagtcccggatctcggagatccatgcatcgggagctccctgggcaggtgggagtggctccacgaggtctccaggatcctcaacaTAGCTCACAACCTAGGGCGGGCACCATAcgtggaatgccgccgggaccgctagcttcgaggtgctagcttgatctccttcacccagttcggcaggctgggcggtaggtctcagcaaccatCTTTCGAAgatgccctcgggcacggatgccctggtagatgctctcgcggagagatcatctgctgctgagttgagttcgcggggaacgtgttgcagttccaaggcgtcgaagtccttctcgagcttcctcacgtggatgaggtatgccgcgagctggggattgttacagctgcaatcccctcggacctgcttgatgattagctgtgagtcccccttcaccagaagctgtcggacccccagagacagggcttgcgtcaggccgaagatcagagcttcgtactccgccatgttgttggtggccttgaactcaaggtgcaccatgtacttcagctgatctccgcttggttcgatgaggaccacaccagctccggcccacttcttgcggacggacccgtcgaagaagagtgtccagtggggctcggtgaagactggcgTCCTGATCTCcagctccgggggtccggcgttgaagtccagacccccagaattgcttggggaaggagtccattccgctatgaagtcagccaggatttggcttttgaccGCATGGCGAGGCTgaaagtccagttggaactcagccaactctgctgcccacttggcgatattgcccgtggcgttggagttgtgcaggatcgctcttagcgggtaagaggtcactacaacaactcggtgtgcctgaaagtagtggcacagtttcctggacgcaataagtatggcatagataagcttatgcgtctcaagatacctggccttcgcctcgtggaggacttcgctgacgtagtagactggcttttggatggtccggaccctggttaCCGGGTGtggctcgcccttatccaccacatcaggtccttgggcccccagcggctcAGGGTTCCCACTGgaacgaggctcctccggacccccccgtccggggtccggaccttcaggcagaggtgaggctgacgggcccccgtgtccggggtccggctcaccatccttggctggggagaccctggtgtccccctggtgagtttgctccatcctttcggcgaccagcaccatgctgaccgcctctgcagacgcagcaagatacagaaacaacggctcatcgggctctggagccaccaatactggcagtgaggtgaggtgctgcttcagttcctgaaaggcttgttcagcctcttcggtcccaGAGAATGGATCGAACCTcctcaatagtttgaagaaggggagggccctctcagccagcctcgatatgaagcggctaagagcagcgagagatccagtaagcttctggacatccttgatgtggccaggaggcctcatcgcttcgatcgccttgatcttggctgggtttgcctcaatgcctcgatgtgagaccaggaaacccagtagcttccctgccgagacgccaAAGATACACTTCTCGGGATTTAGCTTCGTGTGCGTGGCGCAcagtcggtcgaagacgaggaaCAGGttctccactagtgttgaccctaccttggtcttgaccacaatgtcatcaacatacacctcaacaatatctctaattagatacagaaagttttgtttatagctcgtacaaacatgggtaaggcattcctcagaccatatggcatgacaatatagcaataaagcccatctactgttacaaaagcagtatgcttcctatcctctctagacatctgaatctggtggaaaccagagtatgcatctaggaaggacaaaaggtcacacccggaggtggagtccacgatttggtcgatacgtggaagaggataggggtctctaggacatgccttgttgaggctggtgtagtcgatgcacatccgaagcttcccgttggcctttgggatgacgaccgggttggccaaccactcggggtggtggacctccttgatgaagccagcgtgcagTAGCTTGTGAacctcttcacggatgaagttctgccgctccacgaaCTGCTTCTGAGGCTTCTGGCGCAACGGCGTGGCGTCGgagtagatcctcagattgtgctcgatcacttccctggggatcccgggcatctgtgacggttcccaggcgaacacatccacatttgcccggaggaaagtgatgagcgcgtcttcctatttctcctccaggtttcccgcgatgtGGGTGGTCTTGGAGGAGTCTGCcccgatctgcaccgtcttcacgggaacatcgtCCAGATCAGACGGCTGGACcctgggagcctttgcaggcgccctgggttgcgaggtggatggtTCCTCCTCGGTACgggcagcctctgccgccagagcatacAGCCTCTCAACTGCAGTGACGGCAATAGTGCGGTCTGCCTACATGGTGAGGACACCGgtaggggaaggcatcttcaggaccaaatacccataatgggcaatggccatgaagcggtagagaaccggccggccaatgatggtattgaacgggaggttcacctctgcaacatcgaactgaacgctctgtgcggaagttttcctcggtcccgaacgtgaccggcagtgtgatactccccagagggaacaccggatgtgggcccactccggagaatgggcgagagggagtcagcttggactccgggatctgcagctgcttgaatgctgcatagctgataacgttgaggccagccccaccgtctatcagtacgtgatagagcctgacgTTGGATAcgacaggagcggtgactagaggtagtacaccagccccagccatattctccgggcagtcggatggcccgaaggagatggtggtgttcatccacctttggtgcggcgccgccttcgggacccccggcttcaccgaaaggacttctcggcgaagggtcttcacgtcctgCCGGGAGACAAgttcccagcttccgccgtacattacgtacagcttcttgcggcggtcatcgttgtcggagtcggggTTGTCGTCATGgtacacgcccttcagctcgcgagcgggggattggtaccccagctccttctcccccgcaGCGGCCCTcctgtcggaggctttctccttgccaggtcgctggcgaggagggggcgaaccgtccttggaggactgctcgcgtcgcccactgacccgcttcgcgagcttctagATCTCGCGGTAGTCAGCAgcactgtggcgagcggtgggatgcacgggtgttggcgctccttaagtatccattttatcccctatttaactttgataatggcatgaatttaatatcaaaatcactaaccatcctaacctcggcccaattattggtcgttttcacgtttgcacatatattttggaggtacttcgtttttgcaggttttttgaccaattttggagcatgaaatggcgaggcccacgatcacgcgatgacacgaagaatgacgaaggccaaagcccgaacaaaggatcgaaggccatgatgattataggcccattcatgcacatccaccctccaatgaagcccaaaagacaaagcccacaagataagattgagatgcttcggggctaagcaaagcaaagagatatttaaggaaggattttccatcctatccttcttcttgaagaaatctcgaagataatgacgtctaaaggggtgcaatcgtgaaagacataaattctagaagattccaggagacttggggagaaagttgagcaccagccggcgaaggaaagacccaggccggccggcctaggctcattgggccggccggcccagcctgtttttaggtcggttcgacctcccctttgaccgagggttccctgaggctatttaaagaccccttcccaaggttcacggggagagcaattcgggagacgacgccaaggagcagagaagatagagggacacctctcggagagccgagggtcgtgctagttgtctagggtttgccctagccgacgtgggaaccttgcaaggaagaccacgtcggagttatggagctaggatcatcaagatcaaggtagggccccggttgtgatcttgtgatgtactatcattcatggtgaagttatttgtgtttccgaatgtttagcgaccatgttctcctctttcgatttcgttcttttctttgggttcgcttcatcttagatctattatcgagatagatcacttagcatgatcttgtagtcatggtggctagaggttcatggcggaactaccaaagtgagttcgacttgcttcaaggtatcccgttgaaaaggggggcgtcgtgacaggccgtctccacagagtaggttgggtatcgagggatcggattggagattttgggtttaaagaggcttttcattgagattcacatctatcttacttcactttatctagctggaactacaacatatgcatgatctaggtgttctagattggttatctctaactttctcttggtaccttcggtgtttgtcgtgtttttagtagattagattcgttttcaccatctcacataaaggaatctctatgctagtagattgtttcttgtttctttggttccgtggattgataaaccttgggggaatactctgagggaaaagctacacgaaaccgtgcgcttgcggtatataaatcgggggcgctaaggagcgtcaacaagcttttctggcgccgttgccggggaacatcgatttaagatccaatcttacttgcattcgtaaatatttcttgatttttctttttgatttttttagatctcttattttttctaagctaactaaaaaaatggatctatttcacgaaaatcaatctaatctagagttttctttattttgatttatttttcatttctgttctagatcttgtatattcatcttttagatctcgtatatatttttcttttttcactaacccctaacaggagatggacgggag
This sequence is a window from Panicum virgatum strain AP13 chromosome 7K, P.virgatum_v5, whole genome shotgun sequence. Protein-coding genes within it:
- the LOC120639874 gene encoding caldesmon-like — its product is MEATSSAEAAFQREWATLESERQRLSHWHTRLEAHTKAEASQAAETRSKLKADQEAYRANLRKVFDRELAVSSREKTLAQWEETFALEVVSFAAQRSNLETRLMAQRSELEARSQGLETCKQELDELFGTLAGWRKQLEEKASQLAVAELELEEDRKSLDRRESYASNMEKQLEKQRDSLKGLKESAEKRNAELEERSHEVEATKAALDTRNRSVMSGSKRMLRSPWEIDSVVLILSTTEIGPRSA